The genomic window GTGACACCAAAATCTTCATTTAGTTTCTTAGCAATGATGTGATAATTATCATCATAGGGAATGAGAACAACCGGGGTATCTTTGTCATAAAATCGAATACTTTTTAATAGGGCGATCGCTTGCTCAATAACTTTATCATTAGCAGTAATATAAATACCACGGGTCATCAGTTTTGCCTCTACTTAGTTAATCCTAATTTTTTGAGAATTTTTTGTTTTAGGTTAGGCTTTTGTTGATAATATACAGCTTTTTGGTTAAATTGAGGTAATTTTTCTAGATCATGATAATAACGATAATACAGGAATATATCTCGATAGGGAAAATCAATGTTTTCTCCTTCACATACCTTCCTAAAAATCTGTGAGGAAATACCAATATAATGAATATAGGTTAATCGATTTCCTTTATCATAAAGAATATTATTTTTATTTTCAAAATGAGAAGAGGTGACACAACATCCTGTTTTTTGATCATTAGGTAAACTTAAAGCGAAATTATAAATAGAACAACCATGACGCATCATCATATAATTAATAACCGTTTGATCAGGTGCCATACAGTATAATATTTCTGCTTCTCCTTTTTCTAAGTAGTTGATTAATTCGTTTCTTTTCTCTTCGGAAAATAAGTCTTTTTTTGAGCCATAAAAGCCTGAGCAAAAAATTTCTGTTTTTAATCTTTCTTCTGGAAAAACTTTCGTTAACTTATTTGACTTAACATCATAAACATGGGTTAAATCTTTATGCTGAAAATCATAAATAATGCAATCATTTGTCTCTAATTGAGCAAAAATAAACTCTAGAGGACTCATCAAAATGCTGTCAGCATCCATGTAAACAAAGCGATCAAAAGGACCATCAAAAGCACAATAACGGCGATGGGTTCCAAACCGATGATAACCCTTGCTTCCTGCTTTTTCCCAGGTTTGACGGGCTGTTGGATGGGTATCCCAAACCGCTTTAGCAAAGCTATCCCATCGCTTTATAGAAACAGAATCATCGTACAATGTGACCTGGGGACGGGATGCAATTTCTGCTGCCAACTTTTCTGTATTATCATCATAGGGATAAATACAAACAGGCATTTTTTTGTCATAAATTGCTTCAATACTGTTCAGTAAAGCGACAATTTGATCGAAAACGTAATCATTCCCTAACGTACAAATTCCATCCATATTTAATAATAGTTAAACTATTCAAAATTTTGTCACAAAATCAGATAACCAATTCATTAAATTAAGTTCATGAAGAATAATTTGTCTTGCTTCTGCGATCGCCGATTTTGCTTCGTGCCAAGCATCCAAACTAGCCGTCACTTCTCTGATATATTGTAATCCTTTTTCATCAAGACTCGGTAATCTTAAAAAGCTACCTGGTGGCAATAATTTATCGGCTGCACTTCCCCCATAATAAATGGGTAAACACCAACATAACAAAGCATCCCATAATTTTTCGCTGACATACCATTCATTATCAGCATAATTTTCAATGGATAAATTATAATAATAAGGAGCCATACCGTGCCATTTATTCTCTAAAGTGCCTTGACTATTTGTTGACTCAGGTAAATTTCTTCCATAAAGATCAAACTCAAAATTATTATCCCTTAATAACTGTAAAAAACCCAGACGATGGCGATGATTTTCTGTGCGATTAATTCCCGATGTTATCCAACTACATCGTTTAACTTTTTCAGGAATATTGCCCTTATCTAAAAAGTCAAACTCATGGTTAATATACCAAATTGCCGGCATATAATCAGGATTGGGTGAAAAATTGTCTGGCCCTGAAACATAGCCACAATAATGACTGGCATCGTTATAATTAGCGCAGTTTCTGTTAACAACTTCTTCTAAAGGGGGTTCTCTTAATAAATACATGATACGCTCTTTAGGAACACCTCTGAGTAAAGAAGGAATATTAGGAGGTGAAACTTGAGAATTTCGCCATGATTTCCACCAAGGTTGAGGAGGAGAGGGTAAGGGAAAATCAAACTGATATAATAATAAAAAATCAGGATTAGGAGCATTTGCCAACATTTGAATGTTATTCCAAACGCCAAAGGCTTGAGGGGTTTGTTTCCATAACCAATCTCGTCTATTTTGTAATCCTGAATAACTGCTTAGCATTCCAATGGTCTTTTGACTCACACAATCATTCCTCTTATTAGGTTCAGTTATCTTATTAAGTATCATACTAAACTTTGGTCAAGGTGGGTTTGAAGACGTTAGGATTTAGAAATTAAATTTACCGTTAAGCACTCTAACTAATAACTAAAATTGACGATGCTATTCGTTTTTCAAAATAACTGATAGACGATAACAGCGATTTTCAATTGAGTGGCAAATCTAGGAATCTAACTCCTGCGGACTGCCTCAAAGCTAAAACGTTTATAGTCTATGGAAATGAAAACTGCTATAAATTTTGTCGAAATTTTGTTAAAGCATAAATTGACCAATGGTGATTAAGATAACAGGAAGCAACAAGAGGGCGATCGCCAGCAATAAGATTATAGAATCCGTTAACTTTCGTCATTTTTTGTGTAGTTGATCTTTGATAGAATAAATATTAATTATTAATAGTTAACTATAGTTGAAACACAATAGACAAACATATACTTTTGACCGACGGCAAATCATCAGGCTCATCTTTCTGTCTGGAGTGATGATGGGTTTACCCCTAGCTTGTCATCGCTCAAAGACAAATATATCAAGCAAAAACCATAAGTTTGATTGGCAACAATTTGCAGGAGAAGAGATTTTCTTGTTACTCGATGATCATCCTTGGACAGAAGGACTCAAACCTTATGTATCAGATTTTGAGGCGTTAACCCATATTAAGACCAATATCAAAATAGTCCCTGAACCTGAATACTTTAAGGTGATGGAATCTACGATTCAAGCTGAGACAGAAGAAGTTGATGCCTTTTTTTTACCGATGGATTCCACTGCCTATCGATTGTGGCGTAAAGGTCTATTGCACTCTTTAACCCCCTTGATTAATAATCCTCAATTAACCTTGTCGGATTATAATTTTTACGATTTTCCTGAGAACTTTCGGCTAGTGGGAATGTATCCCCCAGAAAGTCCTAATAGTGAATTATTTGGGATTCCTGCTACTTTTGAAGCCTATATTCTTTTTTATAATAAGATATTAATCAATCAATATTTGAATGGTCTTGTCCCCAAAACGATGACGGAACTGGTGGACGTTGCTCTCCAACTCAAGGAAATGGGAGAGGGCAAGTTTTTTGGGGCAGTTATGCGGGGAATCCCTTCAGATACCATCATCGATACAGTTACGGGTATTCTCCTCAACCATTGGGGATCGCAGCCTTCTCCTTTACCCCATAACATCTGGTTCGATGGAGATTGGCAAAAACCACGCTTAAGCGACCAACGAATTAGGGAAGGATTAAGAAACTATGCCAAACTAATGCAAGCAGGACCCCCTAATATTAAAGAGATGGATTGGCCTGAGGCTACTCGTCTCTTCCGAGAAGGAAAAGCAGCCTTTTATATTGATGCGAGTCTGTTTGGACCAGACTTTGACAACCCAGAAGTATCGGACATAGCAGGAAATGTTGGTTATACGGTTTTGCCCCCTTCAGGAAAGACAAGTATGACTGGTCATTGGCTTTGGGGATTAGGGATTGCTCAAAAGTCAAAAAATCCCCAAGCGGCCTGGTTATTTATTCAATGGGCTACCAGTCAAGCCATAGAGCGCAAAATTAGCGTGGTTACTGGTGGCGCGCCTCGATTTTCATCTTGGGTTACACCTTCAGTGTACACAGAAGCCATGAATATTGATTATGCTTTAGCAGTGCAAACGGCCATGCGTACCTCCCGTCCGACGGTTGTTCTGCATTCAAATTGGAATCAAGTGGCTAAAGCCATTGCCACCACTATTCAAGAGATTTATGATGGTGCTAAGCAGGAGGTCGCTGTAGCTAAACTGCAAACCCAGATCCAGCAAATGATGGGTGGCTTCCCAGAGGATGATTAATGTCACATAAACTGCACTGTTTGAGAACAATTCGGGGTCAACTGATGTTAGGATTTGGGGGAATTCTACTGTTGAACTTGATCAGTGCGTTTATTATTTATGGAACCTTACAACATTTTCGTTACCGCGCTCAAGCAACAATTGATTATGCCACTCGTGTGCGAGAATTAAGTCTAGAACTAAAAAATAATTTTTTACTGGCTCGAAAAGCTGAAGATATTTTATTAGATAACTGGCAACTCAAAAAAGTAAGTCCAGCGATTCAAAACGCCATCAATAACCAAGAAAATTATCTAAACCAAGCTCGTCAAAACCTTTCTGCTATCCAAACCCTACAGAAACAAAACTCAGATATTGAAGCAGAACTGACCATACTTCAATCCTTATTTACTAACTATGAATCTGCGTTTCAAGGAACGGCTAAGCGAATTATTGCTCACGATGAAGGATACCAACTCCATCAACAACTGCAAATTCTCATCAACCAGTTCGTTAATGACAGAACCCTGGCAAGAAATCGGACCATTGAGAGTCTTCTGTGGACAGCGATCGCAGAACAACAGAAATATTTTCAAACTAACAAACAAGGTTCTCCTACGGATTTACGGGCTAGTCTCGACCAACTAGAAACTGCTTTAAAAGCCCATCAAAGCAAGACACCGATTCACACCTTAGCCCAGGACTATACGACGACCCTGGATACTCTTTTATTATTAGAGCAACAAGTTTTATTTAATCAGATTGTTGCAGAAAATATTAATAAGGAAATTGATCACATTATCGAGGTGATTGGCCAAAAGAGTAAAACCCAAGCAGAGCAAGCCCGTTTAGGCTTAATACAAACCGCTAATTACACTCGTATCGGTCTATTAATCACAGTTATTACGGCATTAGCCCTGACCTTGTGGGTAAGTTTATGGCTTGGAAAAACCATTGTTCAGCCGTTAACCCAATTAACAGACGTTTCAGAACACATTGCCAAGGGGTCTTTAGAGGAAACATTGAACTTTTCGGCCAGTAATGAATTTGGCATTGTGGCCACTGCCCTCAATAAAATGCTCATTCAATTGAGAGAAACCTTAGCAGACCTTGAAGACAGGGTGAGAGAAAGAACCCAGGCATTAGAGGCTAAAACCGAATCTCTCGAAATTACTCTTAAAAAATTGCGTTTCAGTCAAGCTAATTATCATCAACTGATTAATAATCTTCAGGCCGGGGTGATTATCTATGACCCTAGGGGTAACATGATGATGGCTAACTTAGCAGCTTCAGAATTATTGGACATATCCTCTGAAAGTTTATCTCTCTATTCTTCTCCAGAAGCAAGGGTAACCTTCGTTGACGAGTCAGGAGCAACACTTCCCCCACAAGAGCATCCTTGCCAACAAGTTTTGACCACCCAAGTCCCATTACACAATTATGTCATGGGTATTCACCGACAACGGCCCCTAGACTCTATTTGGACGTTAGTGAATGCGTTTCCTGCTTTTGATGATCAGAACCATTTAACTCAGGTAGTGGTACTCCTTCTTGATATCACTGATCGTAAGTTAGCTGAGGAACAGTTGCGCTATCGTGCGCTCCATGACGCTTTAACAGGGTTGCCTAACCGTACCCTCCTCACAGAACGGTTAGACCATGCTATCCAACGGGTTAAACGTTACCCTGACAGTCTCTTTGCGGTGTTATTTATTGATTTAGACCGTTTCAAAGTGATTAACGATAGTTTAGGCCATTTAGTCGGTGATCAACTGCTCATATACATTGCTAATACCCTAAAACGCCATGTTCGTAGTAGTGATACGGTGGCACGACTGGGAGGGGATGAATTTGTCATTCTTCTGGAGAATTTGACCAGTCCCCATGAAGTGGTACAGGTGATTGAACGAATTGAAAAAGATATTAAAAAGCCCATTCAGTTGATGAATAAAACTCTTTTTACCTCGGCCAGTATTGGCATTGCGTTGAGCAGTCCAGAGTATGGTACTGGAGAAGATATTTTGCGGGATGCTGATAACGCTATGTATCGGGCTAAAGGTAATAATCTCACAAGTTACGAACTGTTTAATGTGGAAATGCGTCAGACAATGTTAGAAGTCTTTGAGCTTGAAACGAGTTTGCGACAAGCATTAGAACAGCAACAATTTATCTTGCATTATCAACCGATTGTTTCTGCTACGTCTTTGGAATTATTGGGGTTTGAAGCTTTAGTGCGTTGGGTACATCCTGAAAAGGGGTTGATTTCTCCAGGAAAGTTTATTCCGTTGGCCGAAGAAACAGGATTAATTATTCCCTTAAGTGAATGGATTTTCCAAGAAGCTTGTAGTCAGATGGCACAGTGGTGCGCTGATTTTCGGATGGCTAGTTCCCTAAAAATGAGTATTAATATTGCTGCTTATCATTTTCAATCCCCTCAATTTTTGGAAAAAATAGACCAAATTTTAACTGAAACTCAGTTACTGGGAAAGAATCTGAAATTAGAGATAACAGAAAGTTTGCTGATTAAAAATACCGATAGATTCCTGTCTCTTGTGCCTCAGTTACAACAACGGCAAATTGAAATTAGTCTTGATGATTTTGGGACAGGTTATTCTT from Crocosphaera subtropica ATCC 51142 includes these protein-coding regions:
- a CDS encoding Npun_R2821/Npun_R2822 family protein, encoding MDGICTLGNDYVFDQIVALLNSIEAIYDKKMPVCIYPYDDNTEKLAAEIASRPQVTLYDDSVSIKRWDSFAKAVWDTHPTARQTWEKAGSKGYHRFGTHRRYCAFDGPFDRFVYMDADSILMSPLEFIFAQLETNDCIIYDFQHKDLTHVYDVKSNKLTKVFPEERLKTEIFCSGFYGSKKDLFSEEKRNELINYLEKGEAEILYCMAPDQTVINYMMMRHGCSIYNFALSLPNDQKTGCCVTSSHFENKNNILYDKGNRLTYIHYIGISSQIFRKVCEGENIDFPYRDIFLYYRYYHDLEKLPQFNQKAVYYQQKPNLKQKILKKLGLTK
- a CDS encoding glycosyltransferase family 10 domain-containing protein, giving the protein MSQKTIGMLSSYSGLQNRRDWLWKQTPQAFGVWNNIQMLANAPNPDFLLLYQFDFPLPSPPQPWWKSWRNSQVSPPNIPSLLRGVPKERIMYLLREPPLEEVVNRNCANYNDASHYCGYVSGPDNFSPNPDYMPAIWYINHEFDFLDKGNIPEKVKRCSWITSGINRTENHRHRLGFLQLLRDNNFEFDLYGRNLPESTNSQGTLENKWHGMAPYYYNLSIENYADNEWYVSEKLWDALLCWCLPIYYGGSAADKLLPPGSFLRLPSLDEKGLQYIREVTASLDAWHEAKSAIAEARQIILHELNLMNWLSDFVTKF
- a CDS encoding extracellular solute-binding protein — encoded protein: MMGLPLACHRSKTNISSKNHKFDWQQFAGEEIFLLLDDHPWTEGLKPYVSDFEALTHIKTNIKIVPEPEYFKVMESTIQAETEEVDAFFLPMDSTAYRLWRKGLLHSLTPLINNPQLTLSDYNFYDFPENFRLVGMYPPESPNSELFGIPATFEAYILFYNKILINQYLNGLVPKTMTELVDVALQLKEMGEGKFFGAVMRGIPSDTIIDTVTGILLNHWGSQPSPLPHNIWFDGDWQKPRLSDQRIREGLRNYAKLMQAGPPNIKEMDWPEATRLFREGKAAFYIDASLFGPDFDNPEVSDIAGNVGYTVLPPSGKTSMTGHWLWGLGIAQKSKNPQAAWLFIQWATSQAIERKISVVTGGAPRFSSWVTPSVYTEAMNIDYALAVQTAMRTSRPTVVLHSNWNQVAKAIATTIQEIYDGAKQEVAVAKLQTQIQQMMGGFPEDD
- a CDS encoding EAL domain-containing protein; the encoded protein is MSHKLHCLRTIRGQLMLGFGGILLLNLISAFIIYGTLQHFRYRAQATIDYATRVRELSLELKNNFLLARKAEDILLDNWQLKKVSPAIQNAINNQENYLNQARQNLSAIQTLQKQNSDIEAELTILQSLFTNYESAFQGTAKRIIAHDEGYQLHQQLQILINQFVNDRTLARNRTIESLLWTAIAEQQKYFQTNKQGSPTDLRASLDQLETALKAHQSKTPIHTLAQDYTTTLDTLLLLEQQVLFNQIVAENINKEIDHIIEVIGQKSKTQAEQARLGLIQTANYTRIGLLITVITALALTLWVSLWLGKTIVQPLTQLTDVSEHIAKGSLEETLNFSASNEFGIVATALNKMLIQLRETLADLEDRVRERTQALEAKTESLEITLKKLRFSQANYHQLINNLQAGVIIYDPRGNMMMANLAASELLDISSESLSLYSSPEARVTFVDESGATLPPQEHPCQQVLTTQVPLHNYVMGIHRQRPLDSIWTLVNAFPAFDDQNHLTQVVVLLLDITDRKLAEEQLRYRALHDALTGLPNRTLLTERLDHAIQRVKRYPDSLFAVLFIDLDRFKVINDSLGHLVGDQLLIYIANTLKRHVRSSDTVARLGGDEFVILLENLTSPHEVVQVIERIEKDIKKPIQLMNKTLFTSASIGIALSSPEYGTGEDILRDADNAMYRAKGNNLTSYELFNVEMRQTMLEVFELETSLRQALEQQQFILHYQPIVSATSLELLGFEALVRWVHPEKGLISPGKFIPLAEETGLIIPLSEWIFQEACSQMAQWCADFRMASSLKMSINIAAYHFQSPQFLEKIDQILTETQLLGKNLKLEITESLLIKNTDRFLSLVPQLQQRQIEISLDDFGTGYSSLNYLKRFPINTLKIDKSFVDGLDYQKNQADVSIIEAIIHIAQSLGMDVVAEGVETDRQRQQLQQLGCEAIQGYLMSPPLTSEKAREFINRQLSVTSDQSHT